Proteins from one Streptomyces sp. NBC_00289 genomic window:
- a CDS encoding transposase has translation MRRLDRQVKDNEAEMREAVAATRTTLTALPGLGTVLAAKVLGHIGDVSRFPTEHHFASYTGSAPLDASGGNNVRHRLNTGGNRALNSVLHTIAVCQIRDGGRGQDYYLRKIAEGKTPSEGRRALKRRLSNVVYRIMKRDQRSHLAQAA, from the coding sequence TTGCGCAGACTGGACCGGCAGGTCAAGGACAACGAAGCCGAAATGCGCGAGGCCGTCGCCGCGACCCGCACCACGCTGACCGCCCTGCCGGGCCTGGGCACCGTGCTGGCCGCGAAGGTCCTCGGCCACATCGGGGACGTCAGCCGGTTCCCCACCGAGCACCACTTCGCCAGCTACACCGGAAGCGCACCCTTGGACGCCTCCGGCGGCAACAACGTCCGTCATCGGCTCAACACCGGCGGCAACCGCGCGCTGAACTCGGTTCTGCATACGATCGCCGTCTGCCAGATCCGCGACGGCGGCCGCGGGCAGGACTACTACCTCCGCAAGATCGCGGAAGGCAAGACACCATCCGAGGGCCGCCGGGCCCTCAAGCGCCGCCTGTCCAACGTGGTCTACCGGATTATGAAACGCGACCAACGGAGTCACCTCGCTCAAGCCGCTTGA
- the istB gene encoding IS21-like element helper ATPase IstB, producing MSELTGNRIRTTAGKLGLPHLAETINEYTRRADEAKMGYLDFLDLVLSEELAVRDDRRFRQGLRLSKLPHHKTLDEYDFSFQPELDPRKVKDLASLSFVDGKANAALLGPPGVGKTHIAVALAVAACRAGYSIYFTSLDDMVRNLKAAESAGRLVNKLGTYLRPSVLVIDEVGYQPLERAEANLVFQVISKRYEKGSIILTSNKTFSEWGQVFGDEVLATAILDRLLHHCEVIAINGPSYRLKNRLQAIERENEVA from the coding sequence TTGAGCGAGCTGACCGGCAACCGCATCCGCACCACGGCCGGCAAGCTCGGCCTGCCCCACCTGGCGGAGACCATCAACGAGTACACCCGCCGAGCCGACGAGGCGAAGATGGGCTACCTCGACTTCCTCGACCTGGTCCTTTCCGAAGAGCTCGCCGTCCGCGACGACCGCCGCTTCCGCCAGGGCCTGCGACTGTCCAAGCTGCCACACCACAAGACGCTGGACGAATACGACTTCTCGTTCCAGCCCGAGCTCGACCCGCGCAAGGTCAAAGACCTCGCCAGCCTCTCCTTCGTCGACGGCAAGGCGAACGCCGCGCTGCTGGGGCCACCGGGAGTGGGCAAGACGCATATCGCTGTCGCTCTCGCTGTCGCGGCCTGCCGGGCCGGCTACTCGATCTACTTCACCAGTCTCGACGACATGGTCCGCAATCTGAAGGCTGCCGAGTCGGCCGGACGGCTGGTCAACAAACTCGGCACCTACCTGCGGCCGAGCGTCCTTGTGATCGATGAGGTGGGCTACCAGCCCCTCGAACGGGCCGAGGCGAACCTGGTCTTTCAGGTCATCTCCAAGCGTTACGAGAAGGGCTCCATCATCCTGACCTCCAACAAGACCTTCAGCGAATGGGGACAGGTGTTCGGCGACGAGGTCCTCGCCACCGCGATCCTCGACCGGCTCCTCCACCACTGCGAAGTGATCGCGATCAACGGCCCGAGCTACCGGCTCAAGAACCGCCTCCAGGCCATCGAGCGGGAGAACGAAGTGGCCTAA
- the istA gene encoding IS21 family transposase: protein MVLDPQRWLELRRFRALVESGAVSLTEVAKETGLDRKTVRKYLSSTAASVPPRRTSNGRPRKKAVDEVAPLIDAMLRAEILIKGAVVHERLVKEYGSTINYQRVKLYLQEARPRIAGELGIEPRELAGMHRRFEVVPGAQAQVDWGDEGKILAHLGIPKVYSFHMVLSYSRDPFCCFTTSQDLQTFFDCHRRAFAHFGGVPMSIVYDRTKTVVRRHVAPGEAVPLHPEAVGFAGHYDFDIDVLAAYRPTGKGRVERQVLIVRDHVLAGRAFSSLEELDAAFLAWVPQRRARTHATHHEVIGHRAARDHAALKPLPSSPYLVAERHLRPVGKDCLVAFGGNLYSVPARKVRPRQLVEIRATKSQVMLHTTVPDASGETLLSSHPRAVGRGVVVKQDEHWDGLPTGKNRRTTTGDEPPPPQSEFPAAGRIGPLQALLNRAAATQIEVGRRPLSVYDELTGTRPFTTNSPTKESS from the coding sequence GTGGTTTTGGACCCGCAGCGCTGGCTGGAACTGCGGCGGTTCCGTGCTCTGGTCGAGTCAGGGGCGGTCAGTCTGACCGAGGTGGCCAAGGAGACTGGGCTGGACCGCAAGACGGTCCGCAAGTATCTGTCGAGCACGGCGGCGTCGGTGCCGCCGAGGCGGACGTCGAACGGCCGGCCCCGGAAGAAGGCGGTCGACGAGGTCGCCCCGTTGATCGACGCGATGCTGCGGGCAGAGATCCTCATCAAGGGTGCTGTGGTGCACGAACGCCTGGTGAAGGAGTACGGCTCGACGATCAACTACCAGCGGGTCAAGCTCTATCTGCAGGAGGCCCGGCCGCGGATCGCGGGTGAACTGGGGATCGAGCCGCGGGAGTTGGCGGGTATGCACCGCCGCTTCGAGGTGGTTCCCGGGGCCCAGGCTCAGGTCGACTGGGGCGATGAAGGCAAGATCCTCGCCCACCTGGGAATCCCGAAGGTCTACTCGTTCCATATGGTGCTGTCGTACTCGCGCGATCCGTTCTGCTGCTTCACCACGAGCCAGGACCTGCAGACCTTCTTCGACTGCCACCGGCGGGCATTTGCGCACTTCGGCGGGGTGCCGATGTCGATCGTCTACGACCGGACCAAGACCGTCGTGCGCCGGCACGTCGCTCCCGGTGAGGCGGTTCCGCTGCATCCGGAAGCGGTCGGCTTCGCCGGCCACTACGACTTCGACATCGACGTGCTGGCCGCCTACCGGCCCACCGGGAAGGGTCGGGTCGAACGCCAGGTGTTGATCGTGCGTGATCACGTGCTGGCCGGGCGGGCGTTCTCCTCGCTCGAGGAGTTGGATGCCGCGTTCTTGGCGTGGGTGCCGCAGCGACGCGCCCGCACCCACGCCACCCACCACGAGGTCATCGGACACCGGGCCGCCCGGGATCACGCCGCCCTGAAGCCGTTGCCGTCCTCGCCCTATCTGGTGGCCGAGCGGCATCTGCGGCCGGTGGGCAAGGACTGTCTGGTCGCGTTCGGCGGGAACCTCTACTCGGTGCCCGCCCGCAAGGTCCGCCCGCGTCAGCTGGTGGAGATCAGAGCGACGAAATCCCAGGTCATGCTGCACACGACCGTCCCCGATGCCAGCGGCGAGACGTTGCTGTCCAGCCATCCGCGGGCGGTCGGCCGCGGCGTGGTTGTCAAGCAGGATGAGCACTGGGACGGCCTGCCAACCGGCAAGAACCGCCGCACTACGACGGGCGACGAGCCGCCACCACCGCAGAGCGAGTTCCCCGCGGCGGGTCGCATCGGGCCCTTGCAGGCCCTGTTGAACCGGGCCGCTGCAACCCAGATCGAGGTCGGGCGGCGGCCGCTGTCGGTCTATGACGAACTGACCGGCACCCGGCCCTTCACCACCAACTCCCCGACGAAGGAGTCGTCTTGA
- a CDS encoding transposase: protein MREQQPVILIGVDPHKSSHTAVAVDTAGHQVAQRRFVVNAGTFRQLMRWCEQWPDRRFAVEGAGGLGHSLAQQLAAAGENVVDVPSTLSARARLLATGADRKTDEGHPAGHGHRQLPPGHSP from the coding sequence GTGCGAGAGCAGCAGCCTGTGATCCTGATCGGTGTCGATCCCCACAAGTCGTCCCACACCGCCGTCGCCGTCGACACAGCAGGCCACCAGGTGGCCCAGCGCCGGTTCGTCGTCAACGCCGGAACCTTCCGCCAGCTGATGCGCTGGTGCGAGCAGTGGCCTGACCGTCGTTTCGCGGTCGAGGGCGCCGGCGGCCTGGGCCACTCGCTCGCCCAGCAACTGGCGGCCGCGGGCGAGAACGTGGTCGACGTGCCGTCCACGCTGTCGGCACGGGCCCGGCTGCTGGCCACCGGCGCCGACCGCAAGACCGACGAAGGGCATCCGGCCGGTCACGGCCACCGACAACTGCCGCCGGGACATAGCCCGTGA
- a CDS encoding ATP-binding protein: MTTTTTSHSRQQRPAPHAAAAGARVFSLPLEHGPLAPATARRAARPILASWGLDEDQLYDALLVISELVTNAVTHALPPVALHLHTTTNGPGRVQVHVSDGGPHTASPTTSWATTRPTDEHGRGTTIITTLAHHTGTTPTPDNDTDGLINHWADLSAA, from the coding sequence ATGACGACCACCACGACCTCCCACAGCCGGCAACAGCGCCCCGCGCCGCACGCCGCCGCGGCCGGTGCGCGCGTGTTCAGCCTGCCACTGGAACACGGACCGCTCGCACCGGCCACCGCCCGCCGTGCCGCCCGCCCCATCCTGGCCTCCTGGGGACTGGACGAAGACCAGCTCTACGACGCCCTGCTGGTCATCTCCGAACTGGTCACCAACGCCGTCACCCACGCCCTACCCCCCGTCGCCCTGCACCTGCACACCACCACCAACGGCCCAGGCCGCGTCCAAGTCCACGTCAGCGACGGCGGCCCCCACACCGCCTCCCCCACCACCAGCTGGGCCACCACCCGCCCCACAGACGAACACGGCCGCGGCACCACCATCATCACCACCCTCGCCCACCACACCGGCACCACCCCCACCCCCGACAACGACACCGACGGCCTCATCAACCACTGGGCCGACCTCAGCGCCGCCTGA
- a CDS encoding PIN domain-containing protein, giving the protein MNLTAVLDHTVLTALYRADLFSTGLYVEASRGAGRVLIPSLSIVAAERQDAGAGRHAASLRFAESVPFTAAHAVDAMDWRDTDWPVAHAAAIAWQAVKAGDPITVLSLDPELYAGTGITPLNPT; this is encoded by the coding sequence GTGAACCTGACGGCCGTCCTGGACCATACCGTTCTGACCGCTCTGTATCGCGCGGATCTCTTCTCCACCGGCCTCTACGTCGAAGCCTCGCGCGGCGCCGGCCGCGTTCTCATCCCGTCGCTTTCCATCGTTGCTGCTGAGCGGCAGGACGCCGGCGCGGGCAGGCACGCGGCATCGCTGCGGTTCGCGGAGAGCGTCCCGTTCACCGCCGCTCATGCGGTGGATGCGATGGACTGGAGAGATACGGATTGGCCGGTGGCTCACGCGGCTGCCATCGCCTGGCAGGCAGTGAAGGCGGGGGATCCGATCACGGTCCTGTCACTGGACCCCGAGCTGTATGCGGGCACCGGCATCACCCCGCTGAACCCCACCTGA
- a CDS encoding transposase: MPELESMTRDELVVLARGQAARLDELAVVIARQDAQIAAMATQLADLVDKFERQAQELAKLQHLHSRNSSNSSMPPSKDDTLGKVPPRKERRAKPSGRGKGKQRGAPGSALCWRGDDEIDDRLDRFPQKACGCGADLVDAVGLGVVWWTATSSTRSRWWRWPSRSTTSTRWPAPAGRSTAERPAGAGRGRAEYGPSLRAFAVYLLVVHFVPVHRMREILAALTGAEPSVGFVHALLARAASLLATCDFVIRTLITLAFTLCCDETPLKACPATPAPGRVEAKSYLHVACTGLYTNFLLGDRSMTTFRQFVYRDLEPGAVIVHDRYQNYDSIHLGTLQHQLCLTHVLRDLAGAAGLYPEQAWPTQLADELRELIHRANQARDRGEQTLAARIRQVALTGLRHAVRIGLAHTATLADARPGARKARLLLQALREREDDFLRFTTDLRIPPTSNQAERDLRPSKTQEKISGRLTDLQRAKDRYLIRGVLSTATKHAVNSLTVLRDAFTGTPWLPRQPPHPPDHPTQQPLTTGHRPSPHTQNRHTAQPC, translated from the coding sequence GTGCCCGAGCTGGAGTCGATGACGCGTGACGAGCTGGTCGTGCTCGCCCGTGGTCAAGCAGCCCGGCTCGATGAGCTGGCGGTGGTGATCGCCCGTCAGGATGCGCAGATCGCGGCCATGGCTACGCAACTCGCCGACTTGGTAGACAAGTTCGAGCGGCAGGCCCAGGAACTGGCGAAGCTCCAGCATCTGCACTCGCGCAACAGTTCCAACTCCTCGATGCCGCCCTCGAAGGACGACACCCTCGGGAAGGTGCCGCCGCGCAAGGAGCGCCGGGCCAAGCCGAGCGGTCGCGGTAAGGGCAAGCAGAGGGGTGCGCCCGGGTCGGCGCTGTGCTGGCGCGGGGACGATGAGATCGACGACCGCCTGGACCGTTTCCCCCAAAAGGCATGCGGCTGCGGGGCCGACCTCGTCGACGCGGTCGGCCTGGGTGTGGTGTGGTGGACCGCTACCAGCAGCACGAGATCCCGCTGGTGGCGGTGGCCGTCACGCAGTACGACCAGCACGCGGTGGCCTGCGCCTGCGGGAAGGTCCACCGCCGAGCGTCCCGCGGGTGCCGGGCGTGGACGGGCGGAGTATGGGCCCAGCCTGCGCGCATTCGCGGTCTACCTGCTTGTGGTGCACTTCGTGCCGGTGCACCGGATGCGTGAGATCCTCGCCGCGCTGACCGGCGCCGAACCCTCCGTCGGCTTCGTCCACGCCCTGCTGGCGCGGGCGGCGTCCCTGCTGGCGACCTGCGACTTCGTCATCCGAACCCTGATCACCCTCGCCTTCACGCTCTGCTGCGACGAGACCCCGCTGAAGGCCTGCCCGGCCACCCCCGCCCCGGGCAGAGTCGAGGCCAAGAGCTACCTGCACGTCGCCTGCACCGGGCTGTACACCAACTTCCTGCTGGGCGACCGCTCCATGACGACCTTCCGGCAGTTCGTCTACCGCGACCTGGAGCCCGGGGCGGTCATCGTCCACGACCGCTACCAGAACTACGACAGCATCCACCTCGGCACCCTCCAGCACCAGTTGTGCCTGACCCACGTGCTCCGGGACCTGGCCGGCGCCGCCGGGCTCTACCCCGAACAGGCCTGGCCCACCCAGCTCGCCGACGAGCTGCGCGAGCTGATCCACCGCGCCAACCAGGCCCGCGACCGAGGCGAGCAGACCTTGGCCGCACGGATCAGGCAGGTCGCCCTGACCGGCCTGCGGCACGCCGTGCGCATCGGCCTCGCGCACACCGCCACACTGGCGGACGCCCGGCCCGGCGCCCGCAAGGCCCGCCTGCTACTGCAGGCCCTGCGCGAGCGCGAGGACGACTTCCTGCGCTTCACCACCGACCTGCGCATCCCGCCGACCTCGAACCAGGCCGAACGCGACCTGCGCCCCTCCAAGACCCAAGAGAAGATCTCCGGGCGGCTCACCGACCTGCAACGCGCCAAGGACCGCTACCTCATCCGCGGCGTGCTCTCAACCGCGACCAAGCACGCGGTCAACTCCCTGACCGTGCTCCGCGACGCCTTCACCGGCACGCCCTGGCTCCCCCGGCAGCCACCGCACCCGCCTGACCACCCCACACAACAGCCGCTGACCACCGGCCACCGGCCGTCACCGCACACCCAAAACCGTCACACAGCGCAGCCCTGCTGA
- a CDS encoding transposase, with protein MDTIGKILATLTIPTDTGGFQQLLDWATSFGKVLAFGVEGTGFYGATLASFLRRAGHKVVEAGRPDRRLRRMNGKSDTLDAENAAPRFSPALPPPLPRRRTARPR; from the coding sequence ATGGACACCATCGGCAAAATCCTGGCGACATTGACTATCCCCACGGACACCGGTGGATTCCAGCAACTCCTGGACTGGGCAACCTCGTTCGGCAAGGTGCTCGCATTCGGGGTCGAGGGCACCGGCTTCTACGGCGCCACCCTGGCCTCGTTCCTTCGCCGGGCCGGTCACAAGGTGGTCGAGGCCGGCCGGCCGGACCGGCGGCTACGGCGGATGAACGGCAAGTCCGACACGCTGGATGCCGAGAACGCCGCCCCGCGGTTCTCGCCGGCTTTGCCACCGCCACTCCCAAGACGGCGGACGGCGAGGCCGAGATGA